The following proteins are co-located in the Syngnathus scovelli strain Florida chromosome 5, RoL_Ssco_1.2, whole genome shotgun sequence genome:
- the iqce gene encoding IQ domain-containing protein E translates to MSGGASDIPTDEDCEVPPDNGFSYPDDFSKKTPKKKMGKPPPSLRSPYLSSMNVHARKAAMSAWKLPWTSLCDTPGGETHSTRFTSLSNHRDRQSEWDMTPDFPRHTLPSRKHHHSAPNVARDKEEMHHEITLLKKSLNEQKSDNQKMKVKLRRLEDDNAKREKQLEEFLDPTNRSEYIRSLVDKKPEGSVVVNGLKQRILKLEQQCREKENVISHLQSELRITNLQEMKMTVKKYFEEIQRLKLLLEASEKSGIAESKVFRRQQKALSSTVLRLSEDLKQLQLDNATLREELDTDSPAAGIKGYKEWSKYRLLRRLLELEKRLEERPSLKARNRLDRECQTAPVHLVHQETQTAPAKLSYLAVQTESEDVTTQTTKEKEVFDLRGRVERLEAERTQLQQALLASKQEDGRQTRTRQQDAEEETQRHGDDEARELRAEKEELEKRLERWRAEQTNERELERRRHREEVQLLTRKREQEDERWRGQLESERQQQEQELEQLRKLVEILKEKGNESRDESRASAHRDETDKDDDECEEEEEGHDHGEPDTETRASGGNNKSEAGDSTIPPGGGLLDDESLVSIQAAFRGHLTRMQHLAHSLPKGAPSQLTSHTNATAAKRSLDKEAPWPASRTHKPLTPPKERLVSDAAQSEADAGDDAYSENLDNSDDSDDIIVAESYPRRNREARIL, encoded by the exons ATGTCAGGGGGGGCGAGTGACATCCCGACCGATGAAGACTGCGAGGTGCCG CCAGACAATGGCTTCTCGTACCCTGACGATTTTTCCAAAAAG ACACCAAAGAAGAAAATGGGCAAGCCTCCCCCTTCCCTCA ggtcCCCGTACCTCTCCAGCATGAACGTGCACGCCAGGAAAGCAGCCATGTCCGCCTGGAAACTGCCGTGGACGTCGCTCTGTGACACGCCCGGCGGGGAGACCCACTCGACTCGCTTCACGTCCCTCAGCAACCACCGCG atcgGCAATCCGAGTGGGACATGACACCAGATTTTCCCAGACACACTTTGCCCAGCCGCAAGCATCATCATTCAGCGCCCAACG TTGCCAGAGACAAGGAGGAAATGCATCACGAGATCACGCTCCTCAAGAAG AGTCTCAACGAGCAGAAGTCTGACAACCAGAAGATGAAAGTCAAACTTCGGCGTCTGGAAGATGACAACGCCAAAAGGGAGAAGCAGCTGGAGGAGTTCCTGGATCCCACCAAT AGGTCCGAGTACATTCGCAGCCTGGTGGACAAGAAACCCGAGGGCAGTGTG GTGGTGAACGGACTTAAGCAGAGGATACTTAAGCTGGAGCAGCAGTGTCGAGAGAAGGAGAACGTCATCAG CCACCTGCAGAGCGAGTTGAGGATCACCAACCTGCAGGAGATGAAGATGACCGTGAAGAAGTACTTTGAGGAG ATCCAGAGACTCAagttgcttctggaagcgtcggAGAAAAG CGGAATAGCAGAGAGCAAAGTTTTCCGCAGGCAGCAGAAGGCGCTGAGCTCCACCGTGCTGCGGCTGTCCGAGGACCTCAAACAGCTGCAGCTGGACAACGCCACGCTCAGGGAGGAGCTGGACACCGACAGCCCGGCCGCCGGCATCAAAG GCTACAAGGAGTGGAGCAAATATAGACTCTTGAGGAGACTGCTTGAACTGGAAAAG AGGCTGGAAGAGAGACCCTCCCTCAAAGCGAGGAATCGATTGGACCGGGAGTGTCAGACCGCGCCCGTTCACCTCGTGCACCAGGAGACTCAGACCGCGCCAGCCAAGCTCTCGTACCTGGCGGTCCAAACAGAGAGCGAGGACGTGACGACGCAGACCACCAAGGAGAAGGAGGTGTTCGACCTGCGTGGACGCGTGGAGAGGCTGGAGGCGGAGAGGACGCAGCTGCAGCAGGCGCTGCTGGCCAGCAAACA GGAGGACGGGAGACAGACGAGGACACGGCAGCAAGATGCGGAAGAAGAAACCCAACGGCACGGCGA TGACGAAGCCAGAGAGTTGAGGGCGGAAAAGGAAGAGCTGGAAAAGAGACTGGAGCGCTGGAGAGCCGAGCAGACGAACGAGCGGGAATTAGAGCGGCGACGCCACCG GGAGGAAGTGCAGCTGCTGACGAGGAAAAGGGAGCAAGAGGACGAACGATGGCGAGGCCAACTGGAAAGCGAGCGGCAGCAGCAGGA ACAGGAATTGGAGCAGCTGAGGAAACTGGTGGAGATTCTGAAGGAGAAGGGAAACGAGTCCCGTGACGAAAGCCGGGCCAGCGCGCACCGGGATGAGACGGACAAAGACGACGACGAgtgtgaagaagaggaagaaggacATGACCACGGCGAGCCGGATACGGAGACCCGGGCCTCCGGCGGGAACAACAAAAGTGAG GCTGGTGATTCCACCATTCCGCCGGGCGGAGGACTCCTGGATGACGAGTCCTTGGTCAGTATCCAGGCTGCGTTCAGGGGCCACCTGACTCGCATGCAACACCTTGCGCACAG TTTGCCAAAGGGAGCGCCGTCACAGTTGACGTCCCACACAAACGCCACAGCCGCTAAAAGGAGCTTGGACAAGGAAGCGCCGTGGCCTGCCTCCAGGACTCACAAACCGCTGACGCCCCCTAAAG AACGCTTAGTCTCAGACGCAGCCCAATCAGAGGCGGACGCGGGAGACGATGCCTATTCGGAGAACTTGGACAACTCTGACGATTCGGACGACATCATCGTGGCAGAGTCGTACCCTCGGAGAAACAGAGAGGCCCGGATCCTGTGA
- the ttyh3b gene encoding protein tweety homolog 3 isoform X2, producing the protein MAAVVNYSPPWWVNLLHRLPHFNLDFQLVSSDFRPQDPEYQKSVLLLGSVALLCLGLDLLFLLFYSFWLCCRRRKSNESSSSTHHAHSQQPSADCCCTAWCVIIATLVCSAGIAVGFYGNGESSDGASRLAYSLRHANRTVSGIEKLVWDNAAALNQTVEENLAQLETIYQEQTDYVSIVQKLQGQLDELLKLLVDVPFWSNTAVSLENLARQTEAFDFYRWLGYLGLLLFDVLICLLVLFGLIRNSRGTLIGVCLLGVLTLVISWASLGLELAVAASASDFCDSPDAYIARATQENAVIQQDILQYYLKCSPGQVNPFQQRLSGSHKALVEMQDDVSELLRSATREYANTKASLDQIQSVLNSTEVGLHQLTALVDCRSLHMDYVQALTGLCYDGVEGVIYLVLFSFVTALMFSSIVCSVPHTWPGKSTPPV; encoded by the exons ATGGCGGCCGTGGTCAACTACTCGCCGCCGTGGTGGGTGAACCTACTCCACCGCTTGCCTCATTTCAACTTGGACTTCCAGTTGGTCAGCAGCGACTTCCGGCCCCAAGACCCCGAGTATCAAAAG TCTGTGCTGCTGCTGGGCTCGGTGGCTCTGCTGTGTTTGGGTCTGGACCTCCTGTTCCTCCTTTTTTACTCCTTCTGGCTTTGCTGCCGCCGGCGCAAGAGCAACGAGTCATCGTCGTCGACGCACCACGCTCACTCTCAGCAGCCCAGCGCCGACTGCTGCTGCACCGCCTGGTGCGTCATCATCGCCACCCTGGTGTGCAG CGCCGGCATCGCCGTTGGCTTCTACGGGAACGGCGAGTCCAGCGACGGCGCCAGTCGCCTAGCTTACTCCCTGCGCCACGCCAACCGCACCGTGTCGGGcatcgagaaattg GTGTGGGACAATGCGGCGGCGCTGAACCAGACGGTGGAGGAGAACCTGGCCCAGCTGGAGACCATCTaccaggagcagacggactatgTGTCCATCGTCCAGAAGCTGCAGGGACAGCTGGACGAGCTGCTCAAGCTCCTGGTGGACGTGCCCTTCTGGTCCAACACGGCCGTGTCTCTGGAGAACCTGGCCCGACAAACCGAGGCCTTCGACTTCTACAG GTGGTTGGGCTACCTCGGCCTGCTCTTGTTCGACGTCCTCATTTGCCTCCTGGTTCTCTTCGGACTTATTCGGAACTCCAGAGGAACTCTGATTGG CGTGTGCCTGCTGGGCGTGCTGACGCTCGTCATCAGCTGGGCGTCTCTGGGCCTGGAACTGGCCGTCGCTGCG TCGGCCAGTGACTTCTGCGATTCTCCCGACGCCTACATCGCCCGCGCCACCCAGGAGAACGCCGTCATCCAGCAAG ATATTCTGCAGTATTACCTAAAGTGCAGCCCGGGACAAGTCAACCCCTTCCAGCAA aGGCTGTCGGGGAGTCACAAAGCGTTGGTGGAGATGCAGGACGACGTGTCTGAGCTTTTGCGATCGGCCACGCGGGAATACGCCAACACCAAG GCGAGTCTGGACCAGATCCAGTCGGTGCTGAACTCCACGGAGGTGGGCCTGCACCAGCTGACGGCTCTGGTGGATTGTCGCAGCCTGCACATG GACTACGTGCAGGCTCTGACAGGCTTGTGCTACGACGGCGTGGAGGGCGTCATCTACCTGGTGCTCTTCTCCTTCGTCACGGCGCTCATGTTCTCCTCCATCGTCTGCAGCGTGCCGCACACCTGGCCCGGCAAGAG TACACCTCCAGTATGA
- the ttyh3b gene encoding protein tweety homolog 3 isoform X1, with translation MAAVVNYSPPWWVNLLHRLPHFNLDFQLVSSDFRPQDPEYQKSVLLLGSVALLCLGLDLLFLLFYSFWLCCRRRKSNESSSSTHHAHSQQPSADCCCTAWCVIIATLVCSAGIAVGFYGNGESSDGASRLAYSLRHANRTVSGIEKLVWDNAAALNQTVEENLAQLETIYQEQTDYVSIVQKLQGQLDELLKLLVDVPFWSNTAVSLENLARQTEAFDFYRWLGYLGLLLFDVLICLLVLFGLIRNSRGTLIGVCLLGVLTLVISWASLGLELAVAASASDFCDSPDAYIARATQENAVIQQDILQYYLKCSPGQVNPFQQRLSGSHKALVEMQDDVSELLRSATREYANTKASLDQIQSVLNSTEVGLHQLTALVDCRSLHMDYVQALTGLCYDGVEGVIYLVLFSFVTALMFSSIVCSVPHTWPGKRTDEEDGEDESGASRGGGGVHDNLYRVHMPSLYSCGSSYGSEASLPATAHTVSNAPVTEYMNQNANFQTPRCENTPLIGRESPPPSYTSSMRAKYLATNRPDQNRRSVPNDQLDPASRPHATARPQSSVH, from the exons ATGGCGGCCGTGGTCAACTACTCGCCGCCGTGGTGGGTGAACCTACTCCACCGCTTGCCTCATTTCAACTTGGACTTCCAGTTGGTCAGCAGCGACTTCCGGCCCCAAGACCCCGAGTATCAAAAG TCTGTGCTGCTGCTGGGCTCGGTGGCTCTGCTGTGTTTGGGTCTGGACCTCCTGTTCCTCCTTTTTTACTCCTTCTGGCTTTGCTGCCGCCGGCGCAAGAGCAACGAGTCATCGTCGTCGACGCACCACGCTCACTCTCAGCAGCCCAGCGCCGACTGCTGCTGCACCGCCTGGTGCGTCATCATCGCCACCCTGGTGTGCAG CGCCGGCATCGCCGTTGGCTTCTACGGGAACGGCGAGTCCAGCGACGGCGCCAGTCGCCTAGCTTACTCCCTGCGCCACGCCAACCGCACCGTGTCGGGcatcgagaaattg GTGTGGGACAATGCGGCGGCGCTGAACCAGACGGTGGAGGAGAACCTGGCCCAGCTGGAGACCATCTaccaggagcagacggactatgTGTCCATCGTCCAGAAGCTGCAGGGACAGCTGGACGAGCTGCTCAAGCTCCTGGTGGACGTGCCCTTCTGGTCCAACACGGCCGTGTCTCTGGAGAACCTGGCCCGACAAACCGAGGCCTTCGACTTCTACAG GTGGTTGGGCTACCTCGGCCTGCTCTTGTTCGACGTCCTCATTTGCCTCCTGGTTCTCTTCGGACTTATTCGGAACTCCAGAGGAACTCTGATTGG CGTGTGCCTGCTGGGCGTGCTGACGCTCGTCATCAGCTGGGCGTCTCTGGGCCTGGAACTGGCCGTCGCTGCG TCGGCCAGTGACTTCTGCGATTCTCCCGACGCCTACATCGCCCGCGCCACCCAGGAGAACGCCGTCATCCAGCAAG ATATTCTGCAGTATTACCTAAAGTGCAGCCCGGGACAAGTCAACCCCTTCCAGCAA aGGCTGTCGGGGAGTCACAAAGCGTTGGTGGAGATGCAGGACGACGTGTCTGAGCTTTTGCGATCGGCCACGCGGGAATACGCCAACACCAAG GCGAGTCTGGACCAGATCCAGTCGGTGCTGAACTCCACGGAGGTGGGCCTGCACCAGCTGACGGCTCTGGTGGATTGTCGCAGCCTGCACATG GACTACGTGCAGGCTCTGACAGGCTTGTGCTACGACGGCGTGGAGGGCGTCATCTACCTGGTGCTCTTCTCCTTCGTCACGGCGCTCATGTTCTCCTCCATCGTCTGCAGCGTGCCGCACACCTGGCCCGGCAAGAG GACGGATGAGGAGGACGGAGAGGACGAGTCGGGCGCCTcgcggggcggcggcggcgttcaCGATAACCTGTACCGCGTTCACATGCCCAGTCTCTACAGCTGCGGCTCCAGCTACGGTAGCGAAGCTAGCCTGCCCGCCACCGCCCACACCGTCAGCAATGCCCCCGTCACTGAGTACAT GAACCAGAACGCAAACTTTCAGACCCCCCGGTGTGAGAACACCCCTTTGATTGGCAGGGAGTCCCCTCCACCCTCT TACACCTCCAGTATGAGAGCCAAATACCTGGCCACCAACCGCCCCGACCAGAACCGCCGCTCCGTCCCCAACGACCAGCTGGACCCGGCCAGCCGGCCCCACGCCACCGCCCGGCCGCAGTCTTCGGTCCACTAG
- the LOC125968477 gene encoding beta-1,3-N-acetylglucosaminyltransferase lunatic fringe isoform X1, whose amino-acid sequence MWRFAGEPHQRCSVAVLCMLVAGLLAITRAHQEAQAEGAPVSRAVFTDYFRRLSREKKPTSRPGRSSVPREPGELVTANDVFIAVKTTSKYHSSRLELLLDTWISNNMQSTYVFSDGEDAALRKRMGVHLINTNCSAAHSRQALSCKMAAEYDTFLNSDRKWFCHMDDDNYLNMGALLRLLSQYSHTQDVYIGRPSLEHPLEAMETLPNAKMRKVVFWFATGGAGFCLSRGLAIKMQPWASEGAFLSTAERIRLPDDCAVGYIVGALLGVGLIRSPLFHSHLESLALLTRVQEQVTLSYSNEKNTINLKGPFSIQQDPTRFKSVHCVLHPHTPWCQR is encoded by the exons ATGTGGAGGTTCGCGGGGGAGCCGCACCAGCGTTGCAGCGTCGCCGTCCTCTGCATGCTCGTCGCCGGCTTGCTCGCCATCACTCGCGCGCACCAGGAGGCGCAGGCGGAGGGAGCCCCGGTGAGCCGCGCGGTTTTTACCGACTACTTCCGACGGCTGAGCCGGGAAAAGAAACCCACGAGCCGGCCGGGTCGGAGCAGCGTCCCGCGGGAGCCTGGAGAGCTTGTGACCGCCAACGACGTGTTCATCGCGGTGAAGACCACCAGCAAATACCACAGCAGCAGACTGGAGCTCCTTTTGGACACATGGATCTCCAACAATATGCAAAGT ACGTACGTTTTCAGCGACGGCGAGGACGCGGCGCTGAGGAAGCGGATGG GTGTTCACCTGATCAACACCAACTGCTCGGCAGCTCACAGCCGACAAGCGCTCTcttgcaaaatggccgccgagtACGACACCTTCCTCAACTCCGACAGGAA GTGGTTTTGTCACATGGACGACGACAACTACCTGAACATGGGCGCCCTCTTGAGGCTGTTGTCGCAGTACAGCCACACGCAGGACGTCTACATCGGGCGACCCAGTCTGGAGCACCCGTTGGAGGCCATGGAGACGCTCCCTAATGCTAAAATG AGGAAGGTAGTTTTCTGGTTCGCCACAGGGGGCGCTGGATTCTGCCTGAGTCGCGGCCTCGCCATCAAGATGCAACCTTGGGCTAG CGAGGGCGCCTTTCTCTCGACCGCCGAGCGTATCCGTCTGCCGGATGACTGCGCCGTTGGCTACATCGTGGGGGCGCTGTTGGGCGTGGGCCTCATTCGCTCGCCACTCTTCCACTCGCACTTGGAGAGCCTGGCACTGTTGACGCGGGTGCAAGAACag GTGACTCTCAGCTACAGCAATGAGAAAAACACCATCAATCTCAAAGGACCGTTTTCAATACAACAGGATCCAACAAG GTTCAAGAGTGTACATTGTGTGTTGCATCCACACACACCCTGGTGCCAGCGCTGA
- the LOC125968477 gene encoding beta-1,3-N-acetylglucosaminyltransferase lunatic fringe isoform X2, translated as MWRFAGEPHQRCSVAVLCMLVAGLLAITRAHQEAQAEGAPVSRAVFTDYFRRLSREKKPTSRPGRSSVPREPGELVTANDVFIAVKTTSKYHSSRLELLLDTWISNNMQSTYVFSDGEDAALRKRMGVHLINTNCSAAHSRQALSCKMAAEYDTFLNSDRKWFCHMDDDNYLNMGALLRLLSQYSHTQDVYIGRPSLEHPLEAMETLPNAKMRKVVFWFATGGAGFCLSRGLAIKMQPWASEGAFLSTAERIRLPDDCAVGYIVGALLGVGLIRSPLFHSHLESLALLTRVQEQVTLSYSNEKNTINLKGPFSIQQDPTRV; from the exons ATGTGGAGGTTCGCGGGGGAGCCGCACCAGCGTTGCAGCGTCGCCGTCCTCTGCATGCTCGTCGCCGGCTTGCTCGCCATCACTCGCGCGCACCAGGAGGCGCAGGCGGAGGGAGCCCCGGTGAGCCGCGCGGTTTTTACCGACTACTTCCGACGGCTGAGCCGGGAAAAGAAACCCACGAGCCGGCCGGGTCGGAGCAGCGTCCCGCGGGAGCCTGGAGAGCTTGTGACCGCCAACGACGTGTTCATCGCGGTGAAGACCACCAGCAAATACCACAGCAGCAGACTGGAGCTCCTTTTGGACACATGGATCTCCAACAATATGCAAAGT ACGTACGTTTTCAGCGACGGCGAGGACGCGGCGCTGAGGAAGCGGATGG GTGTTCACCTGATCAACACCAACTGCTCGGCAGCTCACAGCCGACAAGCGCTCTcttgcaaaatggccgccgagtACGACACCTTCCTCAACTCCGACAGGAA GTGGTTTTGTCACATGGACGACGACAACTACCTGAACATGGGCGCCCTCTTGAGGCTGTTGTCGCAGTACAGCCACACGCAGGACGTCTACATCGGGCGACCCAGTCTGGAGCACCCGTTGGAGGCCATGGAGACGCTCCCTAATGCTAAAATG AGGAAGGTAGTTTTCTGGTTCGCCACAGGGGGCGCTGGATTCTGCCTGAGTCGCGGCCTCGCCATCAAGATGCAACCTTGGGCTAG CGAGGGCGCCTTTCTCTCGACCGCCGAGCGTATCCGTCTGCCGGATGACTGCGCCGTTGGCTACATCGTGGGGGCGCTGTTGGGCGTGGGCCTCATTCGCTCGCCACTCTTCCACTCGCACTTGGAGAGCCTGGCACTGTTGACGCGGGTGCAAGAACag GTGACTCTCAGCTACAGCAATGAGAAAAACACCATCAATCTCAAAGGACCGTTTTCAATACAACAGGATCCAACAAG AGTTTAG